A region of Paenibacillus sp. JNUCC-31 DNA encodes the following proteins:
- a CDS encoding cache domain-containing sensor histidine kinase: MYRNYLKKKMFNKILLFYSMVMVLLFISVSVLAYRYYEQRVVQEQMDASLQELDIVSINLNQQYERLYNAVQQIYTDAMIGDDLKYFLTHEYEDFLNWRLNQYAYSYRTERGNFDYQLRLLLKDEASIANVVLYSMDQDFFYVLNRETQHFYYQPKLSAGHKDWFQRLRSAPWQYMGSEPLFEGKMDDVPTPYSYANVLKDSVTLKQYGAIMFELNTDRIKGLLRDRLDGKDNRIMLMTGEGQVIFDSQGKYDNTVYPYWGQMNLQEDWVNLEEPSKVQLLNIGNTGMVVAAIIPESHIKQSLQTIRLSLIGIVILCIIVSFAVTFTIIRRYSKKIHRLVLYMRRWQEGDLSKRIEMEGEDELQQISQRFNHMCDRLESYIETVYVSEIKQKNAQLVALQAQINPHFLYNTLESIRMKAISMGARDVGQMIYILATMFRHLIKKQTHVTLAEEIELCGMYLALVQYRYEDKLDVETHIENAAAGSMIVKLLIQPIIENYIVHGFRTNDDDNRISITAAEADGVIRIRVKDNGKGISAERLLELQNALHTGDETTKTSDQSLGLKNVHDRIRLNYGSDYGLHLNSVEGEGCEVTLNIPVTREEAG; this comes from the coding sequence ATGTATAGAAATTACCTGAAGAAAAAAATGTTCAACAAAATTCTGTTGTTTTATTCCATGGTCATGGTCCTGTTGTTCATCAGTGTCTCGGTGCTGGCCTACCGTTACTATGAGCAACGAGTCGTACAGGAACAGATGGATGCCAGTCTGCAGGAACTGGATATTGTCAGTATCAATCTGAATCAGCAGTACGAACGACTGTATAACGCCGTGCAGCAGATTTATACCGACGCCATGATCGGCGACGATTTGAAGTATTTTCTGACGCATGAATATGAGGATTTTCTCAATTGGCGCCTGAATCAATATGCTTACAGCTACCGTACGGAGCGTGGGAACTTTGATTATCAACTGCGTCTGCTGCTAAAGGATGAAGCCTCAATTGCAAATGTCGTGTTATACAGCATGGATCAGGATTTCTTCTATGTACTCAATCGGGAGACCCAGCACTTTTACTATCAACCCAAGCTGTCAGCAGGCCATAAGGACTGGTTCCAACGGCTGCGGAGTGCACCGTGGCAGTACATGGGCAGCGAGCCGCTTTTTGAAGGGAAAATGGATGATGTTCCTACCCCGTACAGCTACGCCAATGTGCTCAAGGACTCCGTGACATTGAAGCAGTACGGTGCAATTATGTTTGAGCTAAATACAGATCGCATCAAAGGGTTATTGCGAGACAGACTCGACGGCAAAGACAACAGGATCATGCTGATGACCGGGGAAGGTCAGGTGATTTTCGATTCGCAGGGCAAGTATGATAACACCGTCTACCCTTATTGGGGGCAGATGAATTTACAGGAGGATTGGGTCAATCTGGAGGAACCCTCCAAAGTGCAGCTGCTGAATATCGGGAATACAGGCATGGTCGTGGCTGCCATTATTCCGGAGTCACACATCAAACAGAGCCTCCAGACGATTCGTCTCAGTCTTATCGGTATAGTCATCCTGTGCATCATTGTTAGTTTTGCGGTAACATTCACCATCATTCGCCGATATTCCAAAAAAATTCACAGGCTCGTCCTTTACATGCGGCGCTGGCAGGAGGGGGATCTGAGTAAGCGGATCGAGATGGAGGGTGAAGATGAATTACAGCAGATTTCGCAGAGATTTAACCATATGTGTGATCGGCTGGAGTCTTACATAGAGACGGTATATGTGTCGGAGATCAAGCAAAAGAATGCGCAGCTCGTGGCTTTGCAAGCCCAGATCAACCCCCATTTTCTGTACAACACGTTGGAAAGCATCCGTATGAAAGCCATCAGCATGGGAGCCAGGGATGTTGGACAGATGATTTATATTCTTGCCACGATGTTCCGGCATTTGATCAAAAAGCAGACGCATGTAACCTTGGCAGAGGAAATCGAGCTGTGCGGCATGTACCTGGCTTTGGTTCAGTACAGGTATGAGGACAAATTGGACGTGGAGACTCATATCGAGAATGCAGCGGCGGGGAGCATGATCGTCAAGTTGTTGATCCAGCCAATCATTGAAAATTACATTGTACATGGTTTTCGCACGAATGATGATGATAACCGGATTTCCATCACAGCCGCAGAAGCAGATGGCGTAATCCGTATTCGTGTAAAGGATAACGGAAAAGGGATTTCCGCGGAGAGGTTGCTTGAACTGCAAAACGCGTTGCACACGGGCGATGAAACTACGAAGACATCCGATCAATCTTTGGGTCTTAAGAATGTCCACGACCGCATACGCCTGAATTATGGCAGCGATTATGGCCTCCATCTGAACAGTGTGGAAGGCGAAGGATGTGAGGTGACGCTCAATATTCCAGTCACAAGGGAGGAAGCGGGATGA